The stretch of DNA GGACCATGTCGAAATGCGTGACGGTGACGTCCTTCTGTGAGACCGTACGTTTACCCATTGTTGTTCATCAGAAAGATGTCCAGAGATGGCGCGGCGGTGTGGAGTGAGATGCACCGAAATAAATTATGTGAACGGTAAAAACTCAAAAGCATTATCTTGCAGACGGCTGCGACGGCTATAGTAGGATATACATTGGCGATGAAAGGGGAAATATCATAGCTTACAAGTCACCTGATAGCAAAGTAATATAGCAGGTGTCCACAATTGGTCAAGTATTCATTGTTGAGAATATGTATATATCTTACCTCGTAgagtggtgtgtgtgtatgagATCCTCCAACAAGGGAAGAAACAGATAAGCAACCGTGGTTGTTACCGTAACGATCCTGATAGGCGGCTCATTCACTGTCCCATTCACTGCTTGATCTCGAGCCATTGCTTGGCGAAATCAGTGACACTCTTGTCAAGGGGAATCCACTCAAAGTccaacagcttcttggtTTCGGAAGGATCCATGATCGACTTACTCAGCTGCTTTTCTCGCTCACCAGGAGTTCCAACAGCAATTttgcccttgagctcggggATCTTGTTGCAAATGTCCTCAATGTCCTGGGTGCACACCTTGGCTGTGCACAGCATGAGACGCTTTCTGTCAAACTTAGGCTGGAGAGCCACGACATGGGCTCTGGCACAGTCCCGGACGTCGACAAACGAGCCGCTCTGcaccttgacctcctcgCCAAGCTTGGACTCCAGCACGCTGGAAATGAGCTGGTTGGAGGCGTTGATGGCTCCCAGATCAAGAGTGATGCCAGGCCCCAGAATGTAGGCTGGGTTGATCCAAGtgatggagaagttggGCTTTTCGTCGTTCAGAAACTCCAGCCCGGCCTTTTCGGCAAAAATCTTGGATCCCACGTAGTTGGCCACGGGGTTGCCCTTCTGGGCGGCCTGCTCTCTGGTCATGGGGTTCCAGCTGTGCTCGTTGTGGACGTGGCTAGGATCCGGGTTCATCATTGCAGCAATGGACGAGGTGATGACGACCTTCTTGACGTTGGGAGCGTGTGCCTTGGCCTGTTTCAGCACGGCTGTGGTGCCTCGAATGGCTGGCTGCAACATGTCCTTCTCAGGATCAGTCACATTGAAACTAAGAGGTGAGGCAGTGTGGAGAATGTAGTCAATCTCAGGGTGCTTCTTGAAGATGGCCTCGAACTCATCCTCGTTCTGgatgtccttgagagtctcCAGTTCGAGTTTGCCACTCTCAACTTCACTCTTGAACGCCTCGGCAAGTCGCTCAGCCTTGGAAGGGTTTCGAACTGTGCCAATAACGGTATGGCCGTCCTTGAGGAGCTGGTCGACGCAGTGGCCGGCAAGAAAGCCGGTGGCTCCGGTAACAAGAGTAGTGGGCATGGTGTAATTGATTTGTTGTCTGTGGGTGGTGTGTCAGATGTCACAAGTGTGCTTTGTAGCAGCGCCCCACGAAGTTGCTCTATATTGCCAAACCTATTAAGCTTATCGTGCATATCGGAACTTTACCAATATGATATGGAGACAATTATTGGAGGATTAAATTGAGAAAGTGACAATAAATCGAgtgaaaataaaaaaccaCTCCAAGACATTCATCAGCATTTAATTGGCTACCGAAACGCATGAAAGCTTCAGAACTTCATTTGTCACTTAAACTAGAGAAGAAACACCTATGCTGTCCAAATACATCCTGACCAGCTTCAGGTCGGGCTGATAATTTTAGTTATATACGTAGA from Yarrowia lipolytica chromosome 1D, complete sequence encodes:
- a CDS encoding uncharacterized protein (Compare to YALI0D08778g, similar to uniprot|P53183 Saccharomyces cerevisiae YGL039w) yields the protein MPTTLVTGATGFLAGHCVDQLLKDGHTVIGTVRNPSKAERLAEAFKSEVESGKLELETLKDIQNEDEFEAIFKKHPEIDYILHTASPLSFNVTDPEKDMLQPAIRGTTAVLKQAKAHAPNVKKVVITSSIAAMMNPDPSHVHNEHSWNPMTREQAAQKGNPVANYVGSKIFAEKAGLEFLNDEKPNFSITWINPAYILGPGITLDLGAINASNQLISSVLESKLGEEVKVQSGSFVDVRDCARAHVVALQPKFDRKRLMLCTAKVCTQDIEDICNKIPELKGKIAVGTPGEREKQLSKSIMDPSETKKLLDFEWIPLDKSVTDFAKQWLEIKQ